One stretch of Candidatus Anaeroferrophillus wilburensis DNA includes these proteins:
- a CDS encoding winged helix-turn-helix transcriptional regulator: MNQAGIKAETVIGIDVFQLHASFCTIFSSPIRLQIMDLLGDGEKTVTQLAAGLDISLANVSQHLRLMRDQGAVATRRDGRTIYYRIANQKFLLGIQAVREGLLEELKKRGSLR, translated from the coding sequence ATGAATCAGGCAGGCATCAAAGCAGAGACAGTGATCGGCATCGATGTTTTTCAACTGCACGCATCATTCTGCACCATCTTTTCCTCGCCAATTCGCCTGCAGATTATGGATTTGCTGGGTGACGGGGAAAAGACGGTAACGCAGCTGGCCGCGGGATTGGATATTTCGCTCGCTAATGTTTCCCAGCATCTCCGTCTGATGCGCGACCAGGGGGCGGTCGCTACCCGGCGGGATGGGAGAACCATCTATTATCGGATTGCCAACCAGAAGTTTCTGCTGGGGATTCAGGCGGTGCGGGAAGGCTTGCTTGAAGAACTCAAAAAACGGGGGTCATTGAGATGA
- a CDS encoding sodium ion-translocating decarboxylase subunit beta — protein sequence MDSLFYKLASSTGIYHLTFGHVIMWVVAFLLMYLAVQKKYEPLLLLPIGFGIFVVNLPLTELMKAQHILGVLYHYGLEWEIIPPLIFLGLGAMTDFGPLIANPKTLLLGAAAQFGVYIAFFSALAMGFTVPEACSIGIIGGADGPTTIFTTVSLAPHLLGATAVAAYSYMAMVPIIQPPIMRLFTTKKERLIRMRQLKPVNKKEKIIFPVLTCLLICLFVPASASLIAMFMLGNLFRESGVVERLSSTAQNELMNIITIFMGLAVGGTMSAENFLNPKALMVFVMGLVAFSFSTIGGIMLAKLMNLVSKEKINPLIGAAGVSAVPMSARVVQTVGAQEDPRNFLLMHAMGPNVAGVIGTVVAAGLFLTMAR from the coding sequence ATGGATTCTTTATTTTATAAGCTTGCTTCGTCCACCGGCATCTATCATTTGACCTTTGGCCATGTGATCATGTGGGTAGTTGCTTTTCTCCTGATGTACCTGGCAGTGCAGAAAAAATATGAGCCGCTGCTTTTGTTGCCAATTGGGTTCGGCATCTTTGTGGTCAATTTGCCCCTGACCGAGCTGATGAAGGCGCAGCATATTCTTGGGGTATTGTATCATTACGGCCTTGAGTGGGAAATTATTCCCCCGCTGATTTTTCTCGGTTTGGGGGCGATGACCGACTTTGGTCCATTGATCGCCAACCCCAAAACCCTGCTTTTGGGAGCTGCTGCCCAGTTTGGCGTCTACATTGCTTTTTTCAGCGCCTTGGCCATGGGGTTTACCGTTCCTGAGGCGTGTTCCATCGGCATCATCGGTGGTGCCGATGGGCCGACCACTATTTTCACCACCGTTTCCCTGGCCCCTCACCTGTTGGGGGCAACTGCGGTTGCCGCATATTCCTATATGGCCATGGTGCCCATCATTCAACCGCCTATCATGCGCCTGTTCACCACCAAAAAAGAGCGCCTGATTCGCATGCGTCAGCTAAAACCGGTGAATAAGAAGGAAAAAATTATTTTTCCGGTGCTTACCTGCCTGCTGATCTGCCTGTTTGTTCCCGCTTCTGCTTCCCTGATTGCCATGTTTATGCTGGGCAACCTTTTCCGGGAATCGGGTGTGGTGGAGCGGCTGTCTTCTACGGCGCAAAATGAATTGATGAATATCATCACCATCTTCATGGGGCTGGCTGTCGGCGGGACCATGAGTGCCGAGAATTTTCTTAATCCGAAGGCGTTGATGGTTTTTGTCATGGGGCTGGTGGCCTTTTCTTTCAGTACGATTGGCGGGATTATGCTTGCCAAACTGATGAATCTGGTGTCAAAAGAAAAGATCAATCCGCTGATCGGCGCAGCCGGGGTTTCGGCAGTGCCCATGTCGGCCAGGGTGGTTCAGACGGTTGGTGCCCAGGAAGATCCGCGCAATTTTCTCCTCATGCATGCCATGGGCCCCAATGTGGCCGGGGTCATCGGCACCGTGGTTGCGGCCGGCCTTTTCCTGACCATGGCCCGTTAA
- a CDS encoding tetrathionate reductase family octaheme c-type cytochrome: MTPISNWCRCTSCHAGYGWKDRHFDFTIEENVDCLVCHDTTGTYEKYPTDCGHPAYEEKKFGARVFKPVNLSEVAQLVGRPRGENCGACHFYGGGGDGVKHGDLDSSLLKADKRLDVHMAAKGGKFNCTACHTTINHDIAGRYYATPAPVRRQLALPDDYGNRMACESCHSATPHKKNKKLNDHTDKVACQTCHIPRYARGGVYTKMWWDWSTAGRFDAEGNVVVEKDGAGNVTYHSKKGDMRWAKDVVPTYVWYNGNMKYVDLLDVIDDQQPVRLNQPQGSYDDPGARIFPFKFYRGKQVYDPVNKTLAIPKLFGKKGSGAYWADYDWEQSVKAGMAEAQAAFSGQIGFVETEMFWPITHMVAPKEESLPCADCHRREGRLASLGGFYLPGRDKSTVLDLLGVVLVLLSLAGVIAHGTMRILRRRREEQ; this comes from the coding sequence ATTACCCCGATATCCAACTGGTGCAGGTGCACCAGCTGCCATGCAGGATATGGGTGGAAAGACAGGCATTTTGATTTTACCATTGAAGAAAATGTTGATTGTCTGGTCTGCCACGATACCACCGGCACCTATGAAAAATATCCCACCGATTGCGGTCACCCGGCCTATGAAGAGAAGAAGTTCGGCGCCAGGGTCTTCAAGCCGGTGAATCTTTCTGAGGTTGCCCAGCTGGTGGGGCGGCCAAGGGGAGAGAACTGCGGCGCTTGTCATTTTTACGGTGGTGGCGGTGACGGTGTCAAACACGGAGATCTTGATTCATCGTTGCTGAAAGCCGATAAACGGCTCGATGTTCATATGGCGGCCAAAGGGGGAAAGTTTAACTGCACCGCCTGCCATACCACGATTAACCATGATATTGCCGGCCGCTACTATGCGACGCCGGCGCCGGTAAGACGTCAGTTGGCACTGCCCGATGATTATGGCAATCGCATGGCCTGTGAATCCTGTCACAGTGCCACTCCCCATAAAAAAAATAAAAAACTCAACGATCATACGGACAAAGTGGCCTGCCAGACCTGCCATATTCCCCGCTATGCCCGTGGCGGTGTATATACCAAAATGTGGTGGGACTGGTCGACGGCCGGCCGCTTTGATGCCGAAGGCAACGTGGTGGTGGAGAAAGATGGGGCCGGGAATGTCACCTATCACAGCAAAAAGGGAGATATGCGCTGGGCGAAAGATGTGGTGCCAACCTATGTCTGGTATAACGGCAACATGAAGTATGTTGATTTGCTTGATGTCATAGATGATCAACAACCAGTGCGGTTGAATCAGCCCCAGGGAAGCTATGATGATCCTGGGGCGCGAATTTTCCCGTTTAAATTTTACCGGGGGAAACAGGTGTATGATCCGGTGAACAAGACCCTGGCAATTCCCAAGCTCTTCGGTAAGAAAGGCAGCGGCGCCTACTGGGCTGACTATGACTGGGAACAATCGGTCAAAGCAGGGATGGCGGAAGCCCAGGCCGCTTTCAGCGGTCAGATCGGTTTCGTTGAAACGGAAATGTTCTGGCCCATTACCCATATGGTTGCCCCCAAGGAGGAATCCCTCCCGTGTGCCGACTGCCACCGTCGCGAAGGCCGCCTGGCCAGCTTGGGCGGCTTCTATCTTCCCGGTCGGGATAAATCTACCGTCCTGGATCTCCTGGGCGTGGTGCTGGTACTCCTCAGCCTCGCTGGCGTGATCGCCCACGGGACCATGAGAATTCTGCGCCGCCGGCGAGAGGAGCAATGA